In the genome of Paenibacillus pabuli, one region contains:
- a CDS encoding phage baseplate assembly protein V produces the protein MSLTYENLLIEPYELLHLQELTIRKKMNEHTRLVFKGMVSEEWKDRYVDVTDRDTSIEVWQKDEDGNKSPLFKGIPLSVEVQVVRGVYTLQVEAISHTYRMDITKRTRTFQNVKMTLPDLLKELDQHYPGLDVIDEGTGGAKIAKVAVQYQETDWAFLRRLASRFHTSLMPAAQFDSPKFYFGVFEHGNSIDLDNTRYTIRKNMTPFMYFTENDTLKVNESDFIIYEIETDQVMELGHHITFRGRSLYVTEAYTELVGGIVKHQYVLSLHRGLRQKTYYNPLIAGSSLLGRILSVHGGHVRVQLDCDEQQEEEEALWLLYQSPYIAEGQTGWYVMPEVGDPVAVYFPTQNEEEAYATGAPRLDNQITGTNQLNKPDHKIFRTPYGKEIRLTPDSISISSKEGEVFIRLSGDEGIQIIGSQQVRMSAGGNISLKAGKKITLSADSQLLLEGGGGTFKLDGQAKMSGSEVKAN, from the coding sequence ATGAGTCTGACTTATGAGAATCTGCTTATTGAACCATATGAACTGCTGCATTTGCAAGAACTTACGATCCGCAAAAAGATGAATGAGCACACTCGGCTCGTGTTTAAGGGTATGGTGTCCGAAGAATGGAAAGATCGCTATGTCGATGTAACGGACCGTGATACTTCCATTGAAGTATGGCAAAAAGATGAGGATGGAAACAAAAGTCCGTTGTTCAAAGGCATTCCGTTATCTGTTGAAGTGCAGGTTGTGAGAGGTGTATATACGCTCCAAGTGGAGGCTATCTCGCATACATACCGGATGGATATTACAAAAAGGACGCGAACGTTTCAAAATGTCAAAATGACGTTGCCCGATTTGCTAAAGGAACTGGATCAGCACTATCCGGGACTTGATGTAATTGATGAGGGAACAGGCGGGGCCAAGATCGCTAAGGTTGCTGTGCAATATCAAGAAACGGATTGGGCATTTCTCAGGAGACTTGCTTCTCGATTTCACACTAGCTTGATGCCTGCCGCCCAGTTTGATAGCCCAAAATTTTATTTTGGCGTCTTTGAGCACGGAAATTCAATTGACCTAGACAATACACGCTATACAATCCGCAAAAATATGACGCCATTCATGTACTTTACAGAAAACGATACGTTAAAGGTCAATGAATCGGACTTCATTATATACGAAATCGAGACAGACCAGGTCATGGAGCTTGGACACCATATTACTTTCCGGGGCAGGAGCCTATACGTGACTGAGGCATATACCGAGCTTGTGGGAGGGATCGTGAAACACCAATATGTACTTAGCCTTCATAGAGGACTGCGACAAAAGACATATTACAATCCATTAATTGCTGGAAGCTCATTGCTTGGTCGTATCCTTTCAGTACATGGCGGTCATGTCAGAGTGCAGCTGGACTGTGATGAACAACAGGAGGAAGAGGAAGCGTTGTGGCTGCTGTATCAGTCGCCTTACATTGCAGAGGGGCAGACAGGTTGGTATGTCATGCCTGAAGTGGGGGATCCAGTCGCTGTCTATTTTCCAACGCAAAATGAAGAAGAGGCCTACGCGACAGGAGCACCTCGTCTGGATAACCAGATAACCGGAACGAACCAATTGAACAAACCGGACCATAAAATTTTCCGAACGCCCTATGGAAAGGAAATCAGACTGACACCAGATTCCATTTCCATTAGCAGTAAAGAGGGCGAGGTGTTCATTCGGCTCAGCGGGGACGAGGGCATCCAGATCATCGGAAGCCAGCAGGTTCGGATGTCTGCTGGGGGCAATATCTCGCTCAAAGCCGGGAAGAAAATAACGTTATCTGCTGATTCGCAATTGTTGCTCGAAGGTGGAGGAGGAACGTTCAAATTGGATGGACAGGCAAAAATGAGTGGATCGGAAGTGAAAGCCAACTAG
- a CDS encoding molecular chaperone has translation MNGYSYRLYPDATSRERSRGTMRYTREELMDMTTFQLRNICYKERLVEGLGPRTEREELIRIILKFLGADDVLWIDQSLEGGFERIQKAISRHMTAPMSSDGGISVPARLILYEGLKVDKLDQYVVTAPGGLTESNVLLVNESMELCGIFNLVKDDSVSGTFYLTAGSGSTWKRSGNRQYSLLFFRKRDSEYLYQTYYSSRPLPPVHIQYTQIPLADLDIRELEPTDAVLAIDFGTSNTTAGAYLHNGYIQAPSSQDLLNGRVRMDAINYVAFPDPTYKDTDWIEVLPTAIGVAECSDPANIRYEFGYEALRSMRRGGYSSRASVFRSMKRWVNNYNKMEEIVDVHGNAAMVSRMDLLRAYMNYIIRTAEHQFKCKFRHVHFTSPVKMKTQFLQMFGEMLPDYRIEQTYALDEGMAVLYNTLADGMERGAFMEGQTYHALVIDCGGGTTDLSSCAFTIEDGHMAYKLDIHTTYENGDTNFGGHNITYRIMQFMKIVFADYYSGRRQVTDIDSLIEAPGADVFRQVDEEGVKSVYQKLEQRYEEAELIIPTAFARRENRSRDEYLRVRGNFYFLWEIAEEMKQQFFRKTGILRNRFHSEMEDDGDSDLQITTMERWFLSVERSGELKDEYEFPDVVFNIKEITQLIKADIYEVVRKFLDDFYRQGRMSQYSIIKLTGQSCRIDVFREALKEFVPGRSIEFRQKPAEGRVPDLKLACLRGAIRYLSARKTGSVQADITHDAAVIPYTVSAFTHSGREKMLISSLDRSDGIPGSISRPFETAEVELYLSGSDGQLRQKFVYANRPNAYKEVLYEDIRDQYGDKIPQDDTDSIVNGETKFFVFPDDRHWGFHVLPVARRNERLYLGQQKLLPFETDLSELDFFDGMK, from the coding sequence ATGAACGGCTATTCATACCGATTGTATCCTGACGCCACCAGCAGGGAACGTTCCAGAGGGACCATGCGTTATACGCGTGAAGAGTTGATGGACATGACCACATTTCAATTACGGAATATTTGTTACAAGGAGCGACTGGTTGAAGGATTGGGGCCCCGCACGGAGCGTGAAGAACTGATTCGAATTATTCTGAAATTTTTGGGAGCGGACGATGTATTGTGGATCGATCAGTCTTTGGAAGGCGGATTCGAACGCATACAAAAGGCCATTTCTCGTCATATGACGGCTCCCATGAGCAGTGATGGAGGTATTAGTGTGCCCGCTCGGCTGATTCTGTACGAAGGGTTGAAAGTGGACAAGTTGGATCAGTACGTAGTCACGGCACCGGGTGGTTTAACCGAATCTAATGTACTTTTGGTCAATGAGAGTATGGAGCTGTGTGGCATCTTTAATCTGGTTAAGGACGACTCCGTATCCGGAACCTTTTATTTGACGGCAGGAAGTGGATCGACCTGGAAACGATCGGGCAACAGACAGTACAGTCTTCTCTTTTTCCGTAAACGCGATTCGGAATATCTATATCAGACCTATTACTCCAGCAGGCCTCTTCCTCCGGTTCATATTCAATATACTCAAATTCCACTGGCCGATCTGGACATCCGGGAACTTGAACCGACAGACGCTGTACTTGCAATTGACTTTGGCACCTCCAATACGACGGCAGGCGCCTATTTGCATAATGGTTATATTCAGGCACCAAGCAGCCAGGATTTGCTGAATGGGCGGGTTCGTATGGATGCCATTAACTATGTGGCTTTTCCTGACCCTACATACAAAGACACGGACTGGATCGAGGTTCTGCCAACGGCCATCGGTGTGGCGGAGTGCTCGGATCCAGCGAACATTCGTTACGAGTTCGGCTATGAAGCGCTGCGAAGCATGCGTCGGGGAGGATACAGCAGCCGGGCGAGTGTCTTCCGCAGCATGAAGCGCTGGGTAAACAATTACAACAAAATGGAAGAAATCGTCGATGTTCATGGGAATGCAGCTATGGTTTCCCGTATGGATCTGCTGCGTGCGTACATGAATTACATCATCCGAACGGCAGAACATCAGTTCAAGTGCAAATTTCGCCATGTGCATTTTACCAGTCCCGTGAAGATGAAAACACAGTTTTTGCAGATGTTTGGAGAGATGCTTCCCGATTATCGGATTGAGCAGACGTATGCGCTGGATGAAGGAATGGCTGTGCTCTATAACACCCTTGCAGACGGGATGGAACGCGGTGCTTTTATGGAAGGGCAGACGTATCATGCGCTCGTGATTGATTGTGGTGGTGGAACAACTGACTTGTCATCTTGTGCATTTACAATCGAGGACGGACATATGGCGTACAAGCTCGATATCCATACCACCTACGAAAATGGGGACACGAACTTCGGAGGTCACAACATTACCTATCGTATTATGCAGTTCATGAAGATCGTATTCGCCGACTACTACAGCGGACGCCGTCAGGTGACGGATATCGATAGCCTGATCGAGGCACCGGGGGCGGATGTGTTCCGTCAAGTGGACGAAGAAGGTGTGAAATCCGTCTATCAGAAGCTGGAGCAGCGCTATGAGGAGGCAGAACTTATCATCCCGACTGCGTTTGCGCGCCGAGAGAATCGTTCACGGGATGAGTACCTGCGGGTGAGAGGCAACTTCTACTTTCTGTGGGAAATCGCAGAAGAGATGAAGCAGCAATTTTTTCGCAAAACAGGCATCTTGCGTAACCGATTCCACTCGGAGATGGAGGACGATGGAGATAGTGACCTGCAGATCACGACCATGGAACGTTGGTTTCTGTCCGTGGAACGTAGTGGTGAACTGAAGGATGAATATGAGTTCCCCGATGTGGTGTTTAATATCAAGGAAATTACCCAACTGATTAAGGCTGATATCTATGAGGTGGTCCGCAAGTTTTTGGATGATTTCTATCGGCAAGGGCGGATGAGCCAATATTCGATTATCAAGTTGACAGGTCAGTCCTGCCGCATTGATGTGTTTCGGGAAGCGCTAAAAGAGTTCGTTCCAGGCAGAAGCATTGAGTTTCGGCAAAAACCTGCGGAAGGGCGTGTGCCTGATCTCAAACTGGCCTGCCTTCGAGGGGCAATCCGTTATCTGAGTGCCCGCAAAACAGGAAGCGTTCAAGCCGACATCACGCATGATGCCGCTGTAATTCCGTATACCGTAAGTGCCTTCACGCATAGTGGACGTGAAAAAATGCTGATCAGCAGTCTGGATCGGAGTGACGGCATTCCGGGCAGCATTTCCCGTCCATTCGAGACGGCAGAAGTGGAGTTGTATTTGAGCGGAAGCGATGGTCAACTGAGACAGAAATTCGTCTATGCCAACCGTCCGAATGCCTATAAAGAGGTGCTCTACGAAGACATCCGGGATCAGTACGGAGATAAAATCCCGCAGGATGATACGGATTCTATTGTGAATGGAGAGACGAAGTTTTTTGTTTTTCCGGATGACCGTCATTGGGGTTTTCATGTATTGCCGGTTGCCCGCAGGAATGAACGATTGTATCTGGGGCAGCAGAAACTGCTTCCGTTTGAAACAGACTTGTCGGAACTGGACTTCTTTGACGGAATGAAGTGA
- a CDS encoding pentapeptide repeat-containing protein has translation MVRKESVLHFYTHQVKPARDKLMDDLQHTLHTRHAELTAEFLSHFRFMIQEVSDVQKRGAKGRIAYIQYSMLRTELLGGAMNVLVEAYDASWLLDRTPIRSFYSSHWAYECLERMLNRLREELPHYQGTVTTVELDRIMLQEAALVNRYLVHFIRRSCRALEDFEWNSLMDLEQIFEVRVGEYLDASECVFRLDQRNRSIEEIGEALEESDGLEVMYAHFQGLDMSKMECSDLDFRYSRFDRIDMHSTYFQRCVLIGSRWRNCSLEDTDFTGSILYGADFSGCSLERAVFKEVIGETGHPEGLAQGPEYDALNFENANLSGADFRGARLRGAIFRGANLTDTLWEGADVEGAIFDDVERRRGLSDTFV, from the coding sequence ATGGTTCGCAAGGAATCTGTATTACATTTTTATACCCATCAGGTGAAACCTGCGCGGGACAAGCTTATGGATGATTTGCAGCATACGCTGCATACAAGGCATGCGGAATTGACAGCCGAGTTCTTGAGTCATTTCAGGTTTATGATTCAGGAAGTCAGCGATGTGCAAAAGCGTGGAGCGAAAGGACGGATCGCTTACATTCAATATTCTATGCTGCGAACAGAACTTCTTGGAGGGGCGATGAATGTCCTGGTCGAAGCATACGATGCTTCATGGTTGCTGGATCGAACACCCATCCGTTCATTCTATTCTTCCCACTGGGCCTATGAGTGTCTTGAACGGATGCTCAATAGATTAAGAGAAGAACTCCCTCACTATCAAGGAACCGTTACAACGGTAGAACTGGACCGAATCATGCTACAGGAAGCGGCGTTGGTGAATCGGTATCTTGTACATTTTATACGCCGTAGCTGTCGCGCGCTGGAGGATTTCGAATGGAACTCCCTTATGGATCTGGAACAGATATTTGAAGTACGTGTGGGAGAATACTTGGATGCCAGCGAGTGCGTATTTCGTCTTGATCAAAGGAATAGGAGCATTGAGGAGATTGGTGAGGCATTGGAAGAAAGTGATGGTCTGGAGGTCATGTATGCGCACTTTCAGGGACTGGATATGAGCAAAATGGAATGCAGCGATCTGGATTTTCGTTACAGCCGTTTTGATCGTATCGATATGCATTCTACTTATTTTCAACGCTGTGTCCTGATAGGGTCACGTTGGCGCAATTGTAGTCTGGAGGATACTGATTTCACTGGAAGCATTCTATATGGGGCAGATTTCAGCGGGTGTTCTCTGGAAAGAGCTGTTTTCAAGGAGGTAATCGGGGAGACGGGACATCCGGAAGGACTCGCTCAGGGGCCAGAGTACGATGCGCTTAACTTCGAAAATGCAAACCTTTCAGGTGCTGACTTCCGAGGGGCACGCCTCCGTGGAGCCATATTCCGTGGAGCCAATCTGACCGATACGTTATGGGAGGGTGCTGATGTGGAGGGTGCGATTTTTGACGATGTCGAGAGGAGGCGAGG
- a CDS encoding SpoIIE family protein phosphatase, protein MRKENSEFKTAFVSEAGSFLKNRDFYGCVELEDWACYVIADGLDTDTEVNSAQITVQTILESFLEKPTMSKRRLTEYIKIAHEWLQYESRRVRLKAGFVIVVTDYTRMMWASAGHSRLYHFRGNRLALKSKDHSVAAQLAAEGQIAEDRVDQHDERGNLNEYAGKPGMIKPYVSDKIKLADGDVLVLCTPGLWEGVQDAEMIDAVEAANDPQALADMLEEVMLSKQRSRIENYSAAAIYVNKIFHEEPKNRKKWIKRIAIMLVMLLIFGGAGIFYAVKSAAKKAELVVDMLQYEQNADQYVKEQEYAKAVSDYSLARNNSIKVKDPVHKKLLTSKMAAAQTLVDGEAHLKEGDIPKATASYTKALELSESYNMFNREVIQERLEQMTTFQQVQDWITEGDLKLQNGDYSGAIILYKRARTAATETAYKEALKEVATKLETAETKRADIKRQARQLQADTLEQKGDRFNEAGDYSGAMDAYASAQEIYQEIDMLERVLAMERKINKLDEKLNPPVPAVDLTQDAAGLGTTDTSGLNSDWTENAGGMSVGNSVGGTSSTGNSSSAGSGAADASGSGSSSGKTTSNTSINSASKAKGSTDTTEAEANEQEETEGGDS, encoded by the coding sequence ATGAGGAAGGAGAACAGTGAATTCAAGACGGCTTTTGTCTCAGAGGCGGGGTCTTTCCTGAAAAATAGGGATTTCTACGGCTGCGTTGAACTGGAAGACTGGGCTTGTTATGTCATTGCAGATGGTCTGGACACCGATACGGAAGTGAATAGTGCACAGATCACAGTACAGACCATTCTGGAATCCTTTTTGGAAAAGCCAACCATGTCCAAACGCAGACTGACAGAATATATCAAGATTGCACATGAATGGTTGCAGTATGAAAGCCGCCGAGTCAGGCTCAAAGCGGGATTCGTTATTGTTGTTACGGATTATACACGCATGATGTGGGCATCTGCCGGACATAGCCGCCTGTATCATTTCCGGGGAAATAGGCTTGCACTAAAAAGCAAGGATCATAGTGTAGCTGCCCAACTGGCAGCGGAAGGCCAGATTGCAGAGGATCGTGTGGATCAGCATGATGAACGCGGCAATCTGAATGAATACGCGGGCAAACCTGGCATGATCAAACCGTATGTATCCGATAAGATCAAGCTTGCTGATGGCGATGTGCTTGTTCTATGTACCCCTGGATTATGGGAAGGCGTACAGGATGCCGAGATGATTGATGCGGTGGAAGCTGCGAATGATCCGCAGGCACTGGCGGATATGCTCGAAGAAGTGATGCTCAGCAAGCAACGTTCAAGAATCGAGAATTATAGTGCGGCAGCCATTTATGTAAACAAGATTTTTCATGAAGAGCCCAAGAACCGTAAGAAATGGATTAAGCGGATTGCTATCATGCTGGTTATGCTCCTGATTTTTGGTGGAGCCGGCATCTTCTACGCGGTGAAAAGTGCAGCAAAAAAAGCCGAACTGGTAGTAGATATGCTGCAATACGAACAGAACGCTGACCAGTACGTGAAGGAACAGGAGTATGCCAAGGCCGTCTCGGATTACAGCCTTGCTCGCAACAATTCGATTAAAGTAAAGGACCCTGTGCACAAAAAGTTGCTGACTTCGAAGATGGCTGCTGCTCAGACATTGGTTGACGGCGAGGCTCATCTGAAAGAAGGGGATATTCCCAAGGCAACCGCCAGTTACACCAAAGCACTGGAATTGTCTGAGTCCTACAATATGTTCAATCGTGAAGTCATTCAGGAACGTTTGGAACAGATGACCACCTTTCAGCAAGTACAAGACTGGATCACCGAGGGGGATCTGAAACTCCAGAACGGAGACTACAGTGGAGCGATCATTTTGTATAAAAGGGCCAGAACTGCCGCCACGGAGACAGCATACAAGGAAGCGCTGAAGGAAGTTGCCACCAAACTGGAGACGGCCGAAACCAAACGGGCTGACATCAAGCGGCAAGCCCGTCAGCTTCAGGCGGATACACTGGAACAGAAGGGCGACCGCTTCAATGAAGCCGGAGACTACAGTGGAGCGATGGATGCCTACGCTTCAGCGCAGGAAATTTACCAGGAGATCGATATGTTGGAACGCGTGCTGGCTATGGAGCGGAAAATAAATAAGCTGGATGAGAAACTGAATCCACCTGTACCGGCGGTTGATCTTACTCAGGATGCGGCAGGGTTAGGAACAACAGATACGTCTGGTTTGAACTCGGATTGGACCGAGAATGCGGGAGGAATGAGTGTAGGCAATTCAGTGGGAGGCACTTCTTCCACGGGTAATTCCTCTTCGGCCGGAAGTGGGGCTGCGGATGCTTCTGGCTCCGGGTCTTCTTCAGGGAAAACGACAAGCAATACTAGCATTAATTCCGCCTCAAAGGCTAAAGGAAGCACCGACACCACCGAGGCTGAAGCGAATGAACAGGAAGAAACGGAAGGAGGGGATTCGTGA
- a CDS encoding DNA and RNA helicase — translation MFTYSYPHFNKGRILKTSMLEGLRDFPRDYIELYYHGYADGILAGAEVEVFPDKLVVSPGMVLHKGRLYMLTEPMELAYQATGRVNVLKLRFTAEETVSDMTISHSELLLDEETTCTSSELELARFKLKEGARLRRDYQTFADLATEFNTLHVIHVAYAAEGASTLSPIVMKDYAERLLRTGTSDPQELIFAMMCLNEGTVARGVILHHIASRLGLEYREYDNAQIHRYLDRILANAARGTGRSGMPVGGPHRMIVD, via the coding sequence ATGTTCACATATTCGTATCCGCATTTTAACAAGGGAAGAATTCTGAAAACATCCATGTTGGAGGGACTACGCGATTTCCCCAGAGACTACATCGAATTGTACTATCACGGTTATGCAGATGGCATTCTTGCAGGTGCAGAGGTAGAAGTGTTCCCGGACAAGTTGGTCGTCTCCCCTGGGATGGTGCTGCATAAAGGAAGACTATACATGCTGACAGAGCCTATGGAACTGGCATACCAAGCTACGGGCCGGGTCAATGTGCTGAAGCTTCGGTTTACCGCGGAGGAGACCGTGAGTGACATGACGATAAGCCATTCGGAACTGCTCTTGGATGAAGAGACAACGTGTACATCGAGTGAGTTGGAGCTGGCTCGATTCAAGCTTAAGGAAGGGGCTAGGCTGCGGCGAGACTACCAGACCTTTGCCGACTTGGCAACGGAGTTCAACACACTGCATGTCATTCATGTCGCTTATGCGGCTGAAGGGGCCAGCACGCTATCCCCGATTGTCATGAAAGATTATGCAGAAAGGCTGCTTCGAACGGGAACCTCGGACCCTCAGGAGCTTATCTTTGCCATGATGTGTCTGAACGAGGGAACCGTTGCGCGCGGCGTCATTTTGCATCACATTGCCAGTCGATTGGGGCTGGAGTACAGAGAATACGATAATGCTCAGATTCATCGATATCTGGATCGTATACTGGCGAATGCAGCTCGGGGAACGGGACGTTCGGGTATGCCGGTGGGCGGACCGCATCGAATGATTGTGGATTGA
- a CDS encoding iron-dependent peroxidase has protein sequence MNYIWDLIIRAKRNGTDLRDVTFVPARVYSPYMELSHTNLNASDVERTIEVNPYYRFFDIFRDLFDINNEEHVELREALFDLVIHFLADMDLMQGMNKREYYIRFILKDMHSGVYGERIRRRLELFGREEQEVIACNMLRLYDTGEAVHLLRDTLVRMFPRSTLYANCEEKDELLLYIGQAERTEAKEKLELILELFLPVRFDTEIYWGHHFGILDVDYTMIQDGIALY, from the coding sequence ATGAATTATATATGGGATTTGATTATTCGCGCCAAACGGAATGGAACCGATCTGAGGGACGTAACTTTTGTTCCTGCACGTGTATATTCGCCATATATGGAATTAAGTCATACGAACCTGAATGCTTCAGACGTGGAACGTACGATTGAAGTCAATCCGTATTATCGTTTTTTTGATATTTTCCGGGATCTGTTCGATATCAATAACGAAGAGCACGTGGAGTTGCGGGAGGCTCTCTTTGATCTGGTCATTCATTTTCTGGCGGATATGGATTTGATGCAGGGGATGAATAAAAGGGAGTATTATATTCGCTTTATTCTGAAGGATATGCATTCCGGTGTATACGGGGAACGGATACGGCGGCGACTGGAGTTGTTCGGACGGGAGGAACAGGAAGTGATCGCCTGCAATATGCTCCGTCTGTACGATACGGGAGAGGCCGTTCATCTGCTGAGGGATACCCTTGTCCGGATGTTCCCACGTTCAACGCTTTATGCCAATTGTGAGGAGAAGGATGAATTGCTCTTATATATTGGTCAGGCAGAACGGACGGAAGCGAAGGAAAAGCTGGAATTGATTCTTGAACTCTTCCTGCCGGTTCGTTTTGACACAGAAATATACTGGGGTCATCATTTTGGCATTCTGGATGTGGACTATACGATGATACAGGACGGGATTGCCCTATATTAA
- a CDS encoding normocyte-binding protein gives MKDIIRDRLNKMEDLEQRRMLKDLMTGVFLNLVEYQETLNKQIEQRVFDEVVPLEERHDVYVTLCPREDLDPIHEFLYPILPEDAAPQTVYLSEASEALARKEEMNLFTFYMECGQQELQSLLKSNRTFRGEIVTSEGRHAITVRLKSSTAYISKIEELYRVFRKNSLPWKSINAPYVFKFVDCVLVGSDDGDAWDKQHVVKELSIHLEEFESYKRTNLIPLWNIQKLDMKTGGFPVPASDRINYEHVLPLRKTGTEHGYLVDGDESHIRYIKRSEEDITIVSPLEKSDSWTVLKIAGPVATRIGRMEFPLFSNNKREGFAGKYARQEGRSVRSKGEIARMIHAFQAAEGLELEEVQVVAPGPALGITYPLNGFVSDHVRVEADKHRMILRFSKHGIQPEQAIFLDDLLSFLVSEIQLAFPEYRCEGEWM, from the coding sequence ATGAAAGATATTATTCGTGACCGTCTAAACAAGATGGAGGATCTGGAACAACGCCGCATGCTCAAAGACCTCATGACAGGCGTTTTTCTTAATCTTGTGGAGTATCAGGAGACACTAAACAAACAGATCGAGCAACGTGTGTTTGACGAGGTGGTACCGCTGGAGGAACGCCACGATGTATATGTCACATTATGTCCGCGGGAAGATTTGGACCCCATTCATGAATTTCTGTATCCGATTCTTCCGGAGGATGCTGCACCACAGACTGTTTATTTGAGCGAGGCTTCAGAAGCGCTGGCACGTAAGGAAGAGATGAATTTATTCACGTTCTACATGGAATGTGGGCAACAGGAGCTCCAATCCCTGCTGAAAAGCAATCGGACATTTCGCGGGGAGATTGTAACGAGCGAAGGCAGACATGCCATAACGGTTCGGTTGAAATCAAGTACTGCGTATATCTCCAAAATTGAAGAACTGTACCGGGTCTTTCGTAAAAACAGCCTGCCATGGAAATCGATTAATGCACCCTATGTGTTCAAATTCGTTGATTGTGTTCTAGTGGGTTCAGACGATGGAGATGCATGGGACAAACAGCATGTGGTCAAAGAACTTTCAATCCATCTGGAGGAGTTTGAGTCATATAAAAGAACGAACTTGATCCCACTTTGGAATATTCAGAAGCTTGATATGAAAACAGGTGGATTCCCTGTCCCGGCATCAGACCGCATCAATTATGAACATGTGTTGCCACTCCGCAAAACAGGGACTGAGCACGGATATTTAGTGGATGGAGACGAATCGCATATTCGGTATATCAAAAGATCGGAAGAAGACATCACCATCGTATCTCCGCTGGAAAAATCTGATTCATGGACGGTGCTGAAAATAGCTGGTCCTGTCGCAACCCGGATTGGCAGAATGGAATTTCCGCTGTTTTCCAACAACAAGCGGGAAGGGTTTGCAGGTAAATATGCACGTCAGGAAGGACGTTCTGTGCGTTCCAAAGGGGAGATTGCCCGCATGATTCATGCTTTTCAGGCAGCAGAGGGATTGGAACTTGAAGAGGTGCAGGTGGTTGCACCTGGACCCGCCTTGGGCATCACGTACCCGCTTAATGGATTTGTTAGCGATCATGTCCGTGTTGAGGCAGATAAACATCGAATGATTTTAAGGTTCAGCAAACACGGAATTCAGCCAGAACAGGCTATTTTTCTGGATGATTTGCTGAGCTTTCTGGTATCCGAGATCCAGTTGGCTTTCCCTGAATATCGCTGCGAAGGGGAATGGATGTGA
- a CDS encoding PP2C family protein-serine/threonine phosphatase produces the protein MGATVNTFMILWSDKELTPYWVLAGGCLLIWLLLFARSRIPVRQRDDRPVGVQIGNGQTIGARNEQDDYFACAVQPHGVLAVLADGISGLSGGKVASTTAVETFIREFEELERFPDPEEFWDASSHAANQAILRNLLGVPGGTTLVSAMIKGRDLYWGAVGDSILAVFRKGELLAINHKHTLESQLEEQYMSGEISEQEALDNPQRKRLVNYLGYDHFKQMEIADEPFALQPADKIVLCSDGVYNSLTEMELETILAQDIPPFDAAQAIIDLIEEKQLVHQDNATIIILEQGW, from the coding sequence ATGGGAGCAACAGTGAACACCTTCATGATTTTGTGGAGCGACAAGGAGCTAACGCCCTACTGGGTACTTGCGGGTGGCTGTTTGTTGATTTGGTTGCTGTTATTCGCACGAAGCCGGATTCCGGTAAGGCAGCGTGACGATAGACCGGTTGGAGTTCAGATTGGCAATGGACAGACCATTGGTGCTCGCAATGAACAGGACGATTATTTTGCCTGTGCCGTACAGCCGCATGGTGTACTTGCTGTACTTGCCGATGGGATCAGTGGATTGTCCGGTGGAAAGGTCGCCAGTACGACTGCCGTAGAAACATTTATCCGGGAGTTTGAAGAGTTGGAACGTTTTCCTGACCCGGAAGAGTTCTGGGATGCTTCTTCCCATGCGGCCAATCAGGCCATTCTTCGTAATTTGCTAGGCGTTCCCGGAGGGACAACATTGGTGTCTGCCATGATCAAGGGCAGGGACCTGTATTGGGGTGCGGTAGGAGACAGCATCTTGGCCGTGTTTCGCAAAGGAGAGCTGCTTGCCATCAATCACAAGCATACCCTGGAAAGTCAACTTGAAGAACAGTATATGTCTGGAGAGATCTCGGAGCAGGAGGCACTTGACAATCCGCAGCGCAAAAGGCTGGTCAACTATTTGGGGTATGACCATTTTAAACAAATGGAAATCGCGGACGAGCCGTTTGCACTGCAGCCGGCGGACAAGATTGTGTTATGCAGTGACGGGGTATACAACTCCCTCACGGAGATGGAACTGGAGACCATTCTGGCGCAAGATATTCCGCCATTTGATGCAGCCCAGGCCATCATTGATTTAATTGAAGAAAAACAGCTCGTGCATCAGGATAACGCCACGATTATCATTTTGGAGCAAGGATGGTAA